A stretch of the Vibrio sp. SS-MA-C1-2 genome encodes the following:
- a CDS encoding IS30 family transposase yields the protein MAVDTYFAHPYHSWERGLNENHNGLIRQYLLKGMALDKVTDAQISLIQDKLNNRPRKLLGYKTPNEVYDELCLVA from the coding sequence TTGGCGGTTGATACGTACTTTGCACACCCTTATCATTCATGGGAACGAGGCCTAAATGAAAACCATAATGGCTTGATACGTCAGTATCTACTTAAAGGAATGGCATTGGATAAAGTAACGGATGCTCAAATCAGCCTTATCCAAGATAAACTCAATAATAGGCCACGGAAACTCCTTGGATATAAAACGCCAAATGAGGTTTACGATGAGCTTTGTTTAGTTGCATAA